TTCTACGCCTTTGATGTTTGAAATTAATTGCTCCAATGGCTTAATTACACGGGACTCTACTTCCGTAGGGCTTGCTCCAGGATACCCCACAAAAATGTCTGCCATAGGCACATCAATTTGTGGCTCTTCTTCTCGTGGAATTAAAAACGAACTGTACACACCCACCACCATAAATACAATCATTAAAAGCACTGTAAGCTTAGACTGCATAAAGACTTTGGCAATTTTACCTGCGATTCCTTCTTTCATATTCCTATCCCTAACCCTTTCCAAAGGAAAGAGAAATGTTATGGGTTATTTTTAGTTAATATATTTTTTATAGCTTGAAAACGCTTCTTCAAACCGACAATCATGAGTATTTAAAGTATATTTATATCACTTAGTTTCCAAATTGGCTTCCTTCCCTTTGGGAACGATTGAGGATGGGATAATTTTCACGCCATTAAACAATTTACCATCTGCAGAAACGATATACGCTTCGTCTGAATTTAAACCAGATAATACCTCTACTTGATCTCCAAAAGTTCTTCCTAAGCGCAACCATCGTAACATTGCAGTGTTACTCTGGCTTACGGTATAGACACCCGATAATTGTCCGTTTGTTACGATAGCATCAGTAGGTATTAAAACCATTGCAGCCGTTGCTTTTCTTTCCACAGGAAATTGCACCGTTGTAAACATCCCTGATAAAATATTGGCATCTGTTTTGTCTAAAGTTATTTTTACTAAATATTGTCCACCTGTATTTTTAGCGGAAGTACTTACTTCTGTAACTTTCCCTTTTATCGTTTTATGAATTGATTTAACCAACACATCAACAGTACTTTCTTTTTCAATCGCAGAAATTTCTGTCTCAGGAATCATCGCCATCACTTCAAAATTTCCAGGTGTTTCCATACTTATCAAGGGCACACCAGGATTAGCCATGTTGCCAGCTTCTACATTTTTACTAGTTATAATTCCGCTAAAAGGCGCCGTAATATTGCTGTAAGCAAACTGTGCGTTGATTTCGTTTTTCATTTGGTTGGCAGCTTCTAAACGCGCCTTTGCCATTTCAAAATTTGCGGTCATATCATCCATTTCCTTTTGAGAAGCACTTTTTTCTGCAAACAAATTTTTAAAGCGGTTGTAGTCTTTCTGGGAATTATTAAAAGCAGCATTGGCTTCTGTTATTCCTGCGTTTACTTGCGCTCTTTTGGCTTGTAAATCACTATTATTAATAGACACTAATAATTGTCCTTTACGCACGTTATCCCCAACATTGACATAAACTTTAGTTACGTAACCCATCATTCTCGTGCTTAATTCTGCACTATTTGTAGCTTGTATTTTTCCACTTGCA
This genomic stretch from Cellulophaga algicola DSM 14237 harbors:
- a CDS encoding efflux RND transporter periplasmic adaptor subunit, with product MKKTYTIVAFSFALLFASCGSEDNKPVVDNSSAINVEVIQVETNDTSPFLSASGKIQATNSAELSTRMMGYVTKVYVNVGDNVRKGQLLVSINNSDLQAKRAQVNAGITEANAAFNNSQKDYNRFKNLFAEKSASQKEMDDMTANFEMAKARLEAANQMKNEINAQFAYSNITAPFSGIITSKNVEAGNMANPGVPLISMETPGNFEVMAMIPETEISAIEKESTVDVLVKSIHKTIKGKVTEVSTSAKNTGGQYLVKITLDKTDANILSGMFTTVQFPVERKATAAMVLIPTDAIVTNGQLSGVYTVSQSNTAMLRWLRLGRTFGDQVEVLSGLNSDEAYIVSADGKLFNGVKIIPSSIVPKGKEANLETK